One genomic region from Streptomyces sp. Li-HN-5-11 encodes:
- a CDS encoding peroxiredoxin — translation MAIQVGDKAPDFELKDNHGRTVKLSDFRGEKNVVLLFYPFAFTGVCTGELCALRDNLPKFVNDDTQLLAVSNDSIHTLRVFAEQEGLEYPLLSDFWPHGNTSRAYGVFDEDKGCAVRGTFIIDKEGVVRWTVVNGLPDARDLNEYVKALDTL, via the coding sequence ATGGCGATCCAGGTCGGCGACAAGGCACCCGACTTCGAGCTGAAGGACAACCACGGCCGCACCGTGAAACTGTCCGACTTCCGCGGCGAGAAGAACGTCGTGCTGCTCTTCTACCCGTTCGCCTTCACCGGCGTGTGCACCGGCGAGCTGTGCGCGCTGCGGGACAACCTGCCGAAGTTCGTCAACGACGACACCCAGTTGCTCGCCGTCTCCAACGACTCCATCCACACCCTGCGGGTCTTCGCCGAGCAGGAGGGCCTGGAGTACCCCCTGCTGAGCGACTTCTGGCCGCATGGCAACACTTCGCGCGCCTACGGCGTCTTCGACGAGGACAAGGGCTGCGCCGTGCGCGGGACCTTCATCATCGACAAGGAGGGCGTCGTGCGGTGGACCGTGGTCAACGGACTGCCGGACGCGCGCGACCTGAACGAGTACGTGAAGGCCCTCGACACCCTGTGA
- a CDS encoding Tellurium resistance — protein sequence MGFFDGLLGGRAADFDSGSAASNAIELTKRHHQVSLTKQGAATGNLRINLTWRMRTSDFGGATRQSLLRHPFRALKPPEVLGHSQSMVNVDLDLGCLYELADGSKGVVQPLGGFFGDVNSPPYVKLSGDDRFGSASGETIYVNLDHRDDIKRLLVFVYIYDQTPAFDRTHAIVTLYPSNGPRIEIGLDERHPQARSCAVVLIENVKGELTVRREVKFVYGFQAELDRLYGWGLQWGRGYKSKVDR from the coding sequence ATGGGATTCTTCGACGGTCTTCTGGGCGGACGCGCCGCCGACTTCGACTCCGGCAGCGCCGCGAGCAACGCGATCGAACTGACCAAACGGCACCACCAGGTGTCCCTGACCAAGCAGGGCGCGGCCACCGGAAACCTGCGCATCAACCTGACCTGGCGGATGCGGACCTCCGACTTCGGCGGCGCCACCCGGCAGAGCCTGCTGCGGCACCCCTTCCGGGCGCTGAAGCCACCGGAGGTCCTCGGGCACAGCCAGAGCATGGTCAACGTCGACCTCGACCTGGGCTGCCTCTACGAGCTGGCCGACGGCAGCAAGGGCGTCGTCCAGCCGCTCGGCGGCTTCTTCGGGGACGTGAACTCACCGCCGTACGTCAAACTCAGCGGCGACGACCGGTTCGGGTCGGCGTCCGGTGAGACGATCTACGTCAACCTCGACCACCGGGACGACATCAAGCGGCTGCTGGTCTTCGTGTACATCTACGACCAGACGCCGGCCTTCGACCGCACCCACGCGATCGTCACGCTCTACCCGAGCAACGGCCCCCGCATCGAGATAGGCCTCGACGAGCGCCACCCGCAGGCACGCTCGTGCGCGGTCGTCCTGATCGAGAACGTCAAGGGCGAACTGACCGTCCGGCGCGAGGTGAAGTTCGTCTACGGCTTCCAGGCGGAACTGGACCGCCTGTACGGGTGGGGGCTGCAGTGGGGCAGGGGCTACAAGAGCAAGGTCGACCGGTAG
- the aceE gene encoding pyruvate dehydrogenase (acetyl-transferring), homodimeric type, with the protein MASGSDRNPIIIGGLPSQVPDFDPEETQEWLDSLDAAVDERGRERARYLMLRLIERAREKRVAVPEMRSTDYINTIPTKSEPFFPGNEEIERKILNATRWNAAVMVSRAQRPGIGVGGHIATFASSASLYDVGFNHFFRGKDDGRGGDQVFFQGHASPGIYARAYLLDRLTEQQLDGFRQEKSKYPNGLSSYPHPRSMPDFWEFPTVSMGLGPIAAIYQARMNRYMHARGIADTSMSHVWAFLGDGEMDEPESLGQLSIAAREGLDNLTFVVNCNLQRLDGPVRGNGKIIQELESVFRGAGWNVIKLIWDRSWDPLLAQDRDGVLVNKMNITPDGQFQTYATESGAYIREHFFGDDHRLRAMVENMTDHQILMLGRGGHDHRKIYAAYKAAVEHKGQPTVILAKTVKGWTLGPNFEGRNATHQMKKLTVDDLKRFRDRLHLPISDKELESGPPPYYHPGRETEEIQYMHDRRKGCGGYVPTRIVRSKPLPLPDDKAYASVKKGSGQQSIATTMAFVRLLKDIMRDKELGRRFVLIAPDEYRTFGMDSFFPSAKIYNPLGQQYEAVDRDLLLAYKESPTGQMLHDGISEAGCTASAIAAGSAYATHGEPLIPVYVFYSMFGFQRTGDQFWQMADQLARGFVLGATAGRTTLTGEGLQHADGHSQLLASTNPACVAYDPAYAYEIAHIVQDGLRRMYGADEEHPHGEDVFYYLTVYNEPIRQPAEPENVDVEGILKGIHRIGEGTAGEIPAQIMASGVAVPWALEAQKILAEEWNVKAGVWSATSWNELRREAVACEEHNLLHPEEEQRVPWVTRKLSEAEGPFVAVSDWMRSVPDQIARWVPGTYQSLGADGFGFADTRGAARRYFHIDAQSIVVGVLTELAREGRVDRSVLKQAIDRYQLLDVSAADPGAAGGDA; encoded by the coding sequence GTGGCTTCCGGATCCGATCGAAACCCGATCATCATTGGCGGCCTTCCGAGTCAGGTTCCTGACTTCGATCCCGAAGAGACCCAGGAGTGGCTCGACTCGCTCGACGCCGCCGTCGACGAGCGGGGCCGGGAACGGGCCCGCTACCTCATGCTCCGGCTGATCGAACGCGCGCGGGAGAAGCGCGTGGCCGTGCCGGAGATGCGCAGCACGGACTACATCAACACCATCCCCACCAAGAGCGAGCCCTTCTTCCCCGGCAACGAGGAGATCGAGCGCAAGATCCTCAACGCGACCCGCTGGAACGCCGCGGTGATGGTCTCCCGCGCCCAGCGCCCCGGGATCGGCGTCGGCGGCCACATCGCCACCTTCGCCTCCTCCGCCTCGCTCTACGACGTCGGCTTCAACCACTTCTTCCGCGGCAAGGACGACGGCCGCGGCGGCGACCAGGTCTTCTTCCAGGGGCACGCCTCTCCGGGCATCTACGCGCGCGCGTACCTGCTGGACCGGCTCACCGAGCAGCAGCTGGACGGCTTCCGCCAGGAGAAGTCGAAGTACCCCAACGGGCTGTCCAGCTACCCGCACCCGCGCTCCATGCCGGACTTCTGGGAGTTCCCCACGGTCTCCATGGGCCTCGGCCCGATCGCGGCGATCTACCAGGCGCGCATGAACCGCTACATGCACGCGCGCGGGATCGCCGACACGTCCATGTCGCACGTGTGGGCGTTCCTCGGCGACGGCGAGATGGACGAGCCGGAGTCGCTGGGCCAGCTGTCCATCGCCGCCCGCGAGGGCCTGGACAACCTGACCTTCGTCGTCAACTGCAACCTGCAGCGGCTGGACGGCCCGGTGCGCGGCAACGGCAAGATCATCCAGGAGCTGGAGTCGGTCTTCCGGGGCGCCGGCTGGAACGTGATCAAGCTGATCTGGGACCGCTCCTGGGACCCGCTGCTGGCGCAGGACCGCGACGGCGTGCTGGTCAACAAGATGAACATCACGCCGGACGGTCAGTTCCAGACGTACGCCACCGAGTCCGGCGCGTACATCCGTGAGCACTTCTTCGGCGACGACCACCGGCTGCGCGCCATGGTCGAGAACATGACCGACCACCAGATCCTGATGCTGGGCCGCGGCGGTCACGACCACCGCAAGATCTACGCCGCGTACAAGGCGGCCGTGGAGCACAAGGGCCAGCCGACGGTCATCCTGGCCAAGACGGTCAAGGGCTGGACCCTCGGCCCGAACTTCGAGGGCCGCAACGCCACCCACCAGATGAAGAAGCTGACGGTCGACGACCTCAAGCGCTTCCGGGACCGCCTGCACCTGCCGATCTCCGACAAGGAGCTGGAGTCCGGCCCGCCGCCGTACTACCACCCGGGCCGGGAGACGGAGGAGATCCAGTACATGCACGACCGCCGCAAGGGCTGCGGCGGCTACGTGCCGACCCGGATCGTGCGCTCCAAGCCGCTCCCGCTGCCGGACGACAAGGCGTACGCGTCCGTGAAGAAGGGCTCGGGCCAGCAGTCCATCGCGACCACCATGGCCTTCGTCCGGCTTCTCAAGGACATCATGCGGGACAAGGAGCTCGGCAGGCGGTTCGTGCTGATCGCGCCGGACGAGTACCGCACGTTCGGCATGGACTCCTTCTTCCCGAGCGCGAAGATCTACAACCCGCTGGGCCAGCAGTACGAGGCCGTCGACCGCGACCTGCTGCTCGCCTACAAGGAGTCGCCGACCGGCCAGATGCTGCACGACGGCATCTCCGAGGCGGGCTGTACGGCATCGGCGATCGCGGCGGGCTCGGCGTACGCCACCCACGGCGAGCCGCTGATCCCGGTCTACGTCTTCTACTCGATGTTCGGTTTCCAGCGCACCGGTGACCAGTTCTGGCAGATGGCCGACCAGCTGGCGCGCGGTTTCGTCCTGGGCGCGACCGCCGGCCGCACGACCCTGACCGGTGAGGGTCTGCAGCACGCCGACGGCCACTCGCAGCTGCTCGCCTCGACCAACCCGGCGTGCGTGGCCTACGACCCGGCGTACGCGTACGAGATCGCGCACATCGTGCAGGACGGTCTGCGCCGGATGTACGGCGCGGACGAAGAGCACCCGCACGGCGAGGACGTCTTCTACTACCTCACGGTCTACAACGAGCCCATCCGGCAGCCGGCCGAGCCGGAGAACGTGGACGTCGAGGGCATCCTCAAGGGCATCCACCGCATCGGCGAGGGCACCGCGGGCGAGATCCCGGCGCAGATCATGGCCTCGGGCGTGGCGGTGCCCTGGGCGCTCGAGGCGCAGAAGATCCTCGCCGAGGAGTGGAACGTGAAGGCCGGCGTCTGGTCGGCCACGTCCTGGAACGAGCTGCGGCGCGAGGCCGTGGCCTGCGAGGAGCACAATCTGCTGCACCCGGAGGAGGAGCAGCGGGTGCCGTGGGTGACGCGGAAGCTGAGCGAGGCCGAGGGGCCGTTCGTGGCCGTCTCCGACTGGATGCGGTCGGTGCCGGACCAGATCGCGCGGTGGGTGCCGGGCACCTACCAGTCGCTGGGCGCCGACGGCTTCGGCTTCGCCGACACCCGCGGCGCGGCCCGGCGGTACTTCCACATCGACGCGCAGTCGATCGTGGTGGGCGTGCTGACGGAGCTGGCGCGCGAGGGCCGGGTCGACCGGTCGGTGCTCAAGCAGGCCATCGACCGCTACCAGCTGCTCGACGTGTCGGCGGCGGACCCGGGCGCCGCGGGCGGCGACGCGTAG
- a CDS encoding small hydrophobic protein has protein sequence MMAGFGHGTRGYPRSRSRTWSRNGPDRATLGIIGTICAIAGFFVLGIILGPVAVVCGWLAMGRTWAGSRPIPALVALVLGAIDTLLAIIWLAGAATPGNGMF, from the coding sequence ATGATGGCGGGCTTCGGACACGGAACGCGCGGGTACCCCCGTTCACGTAGCCGGACGTGGTCACGGAACGGGCCGGACCGCGCGACGCTCGGAATCATCGGAACCATCTGCGCGATCGCCGGTTTCTTCGTACTGGGCATCATCCTCGGCCCGGTGGCGGTCGTATGCGGGTGGCTCGCGATGGGCCGCACCTGGGCGGGCAGCCGCCCGATCCCCGCCCTGGTCGCCCTGGTCCTGGGCGCCATCGACACGCTCCTGGCCATCATCTGGCTGGCGGGAGCGGCCACCCCGGGCAACGGCATGTTCTGA
- a CDS encoding HpcH/HpaI aldolase/citrate lyase family protein — protein sequence MRHFGHLAAEVRQRLFHRQPCEFTADSPARLLSAALGATLYSPATRPRLAEDIVKQAGRGVVSMVLCLEDSIDDADVAHGEENLVRQFADLATRDRDVDLPLLFVRVRLPEQIPDLTRRLGPAVRLLSGFVLPKFTEERGTPFLEALEAAEAASGRRLFAMPVLESPELLYRESRVQTLEGIFRAVDKYRERVLALRLGVTDFCSSYGLRRAPDMTAYDVQVVASVIADVVNMLGRADGTGFTVTGPVWEYFRAQERMFKPQLRQSPFLEVQAVELRERLIEHAMDGLLREISLDQANGLLGKTCIHPSHVLPVHALSVVSHEEFSDAEDILRPERCGGGVLRSAYTNKMNEVKPHRAWAERTLLRAEVFGVAREDVGFVELLAAGIPG from the coding sequence ATGCGTCATTTCGGGCACCTCGCCGCCGAGGTGCGGCAGCGCCTCTTCCACCGTCAGCCGTGCGAGTTCACCGCGGACTCCCCGGCCCGGCTGCTGTCCGCGGCCCTCGGAGCCACGCTCTACAGCCCGGCCACACGGCCACGCCTGGCCGAGGACATCGTCAAGCAGGCCGGGCGCGGCGTGGTCTCCATGGTGCTGTGCCTGGAGGACTCGATCGACGACGCGGACGTGGCGCACGGCGAGGAGAACCTCGTCCGGCAGTTCGCCGACCTCGCCACCCGCGACCGCGACGTCGACCTGCCCCTGCTGTTCGTCCGGGTCCGCCTCCCCGAGCAGATACCCGACCTGACGCGGCGCCTCGGACCGGCCGTGCGGCTGCTGTCCGGTTTCGTGCTGCCGAAGTTCACCGAGGAGCGCGGCACGCCGTTCCTGGAGGCGCTCGAGGCCGCCGAGGCGGCGAGCGGACGGCGGCTGTTCGCCATGCCGGTCCTCGAATCGCCCGAGCTGCTGTACCGGGAGTCGCGGGTGCAGACCCTGGAGGGCATCTTCCGCGCGGTGGACAAGTACCGGGAGAGGGTGCTCGCGCTGCGCCTCGGCGTGACGGACTTCTGCTCCTCCTACGGGCTGCGCAGGGCCCCCGACATGACGGCGTACGACGTCCAGGTCGTCGCATCCGTGATCGCCGACGTGGTGAACATGCTGGGACGGGCCGACGGCACCGGCTTCACCGTGACCGGGCCGGTGTGGGAGTACTTCCGGGCCCAGGAGCGCATGTTCAAGCCGCAGCTGCGGCAGAGCCCCTTCCTGGAGGTGCAGGCGGTCGAACTGCGCGAGAGACTGATCGAGCACGCGATGGACGGGCTGCTGCGGGAGATCTCCCTGGACCAGGCCAACGGCCTGCTCGGCAAGACCTGCATCCACCCCTCCCACGTCCTGCCCGTGCACGCGCTGTCGGTGGTCAGCCACGAGGAGTTCAGCGACGCGGAGGACATCCTGCGGCCGGAGCGCTGCGGCGGGGGTGTGCTGAGGTCGGCGTACACGAACAAGATGAACGAG
- a CDS encoding TerD family protein, protein MGVSLSKGGNVSLTKEAPGLTAVLVGLGWDARTTTGTDFDLDASALLLNNSGKVGNDQNFVFFNNLKSPDGSVEHTGDNLTGEGEGDDEVIKVNLAAVPADVDKIVFPVSIYEAENRQQSFGQVRNAYIRVVNQAGGAEIARYDLSEDASTETAMVFGELYRNGAEWKFRAIGQGYASGLRGIAQDFGVNV, encoded by the coding sequence GTGGGAGTCAGCCTCAGCAAGGGCGGCAACGTATCGCTGACGAAGGAGGCCCCGGGACTGACCGCGGTCCTGGTCGGTCTGGGGTGGGACGCTCGCACCACGACCGGCACCGACTTCGACCTCGACGCCAGCGCGCTGCTGCTGAACAACTCCGGCAAGGTCGGCAACGACCAGAACTTCGTCTTCTTCAACAACCTCAAGAGCCCGGACGGCTCGGTCGAGCACACCGGCGACAACCTCACCGGCGAAGGCGAGGGCGACGACGAGGTGATCAAGGTCAACCTCGCGGCGGTCCCGGCGGACGTCGACAAGATCGTCTTCCCGGTCTCCATCTACGAGGCCGAGAACCGCCAGCAGTCCTTCGGCCAGGTCCGCAACGCCTACATCCGCGTGGTGAACCAGGCCGGCGGCGCGGAGATCGCCCGCTACGACCTGAGCGAGGACGCCTCCACCGAGACCGCCATGGTCTTCGGCGAGCTCTACCGCAACGGCGCGGAGTGGAAGTTCCGCGCCATCGGCCAGGGCTACGCCTCGGGCCTGCGCGGCATCGCCCAGGACTTCGGCGTCAACGTCTGA
- a CDS encoding potassium channel family protein has protein sequence MDDLSVQARWERRTQRPLLALALAFAGAYAVPIVHNPAGPSVTSACTVVEWVVWGSFAADYLMRLALARHRRVFVRTHWLDLCAVVVPVLQPLRLLRLVSTLILVGRRARMAEQIRLTTYVAGSVVGLLMFGSLAVLSVERDAPHGNIKTLGDAVWWSFTTMTTVGYGDHAPTTGLGRMLAVGLMLSGIALLGVVTANIAAWFIARFERDDVEERRQTEAIETLAEEVRALRAEMAELSARVEVSLREGQRR, from the coding sequence ATGGACGATCTTTCGGTACAGGCACGTTGGGAGCGGCGCACCCAGCGTCCCCTCCTGGCGCTCGCGCTGGCCTTCGCCGGCGCCTACGCCGTGCCGATCGTCCACAACCCGGCCGGTCCCTCCGTGACGTCCGCGTGCACGGTGGTGGAGTGGGTGGTGTGGGGGTCGTTCGCCGCCGACTACCTCATGCGGCTCGCACTCGCCCGGCACCGCCGGGTCTTCGTCCGTACGCACTGGCTGGACCTGTGTGCCGTGGTGGTGCCGGTCCTCCAGCCACTGCGGCTGCTGCGGCTGGTGTCCACGCTGATACTCGTCGGGCGGCGGGCCCGGATGGCCGAGCAGATCCGGCTGACGACGTACGTCGCCGGGTCCGTGGTGGGGCTGCTGATGTTCGGTTCGCTGGCCGTGCTGTCGGTCGAGCGGGACGCGCCGCACGGGAACATCAAGACGCTGGGTGACGCGGTGTGGTGGTCGTTCACGACGATGACGACCGTGGGGTACGGGGACCACGCGCCGACCACCGGGCTGGGGCGGATGCTGGCCGTCGGGCTGATGCTGTCCGGGATCGCGCTGCTGGGTGTGGTGACCGCGAACATCGCCGCGTGGTTCATCGCGCGCTTCGAGCGTGACGACGTGGAGGAACGGCGGCAGACGGAGGCCATCGAGACACTCGCGGAGGAGGTACGGGCGCTGCGCGCGGAGATGGCCGAACTGTCGGCGCGGGTCGAGGTGTCGCTGCGGGAGGGGCAGCGGCGGTGA
- a CDS encoding TerD family protein: MGVTLAKGGNVSLSKAAPNLTNVMVGLGWDARSTTGAPFDLDASALLCGGNNRVLGDEWFVFYNQLKSPDGSVEHTGDNLTGEGEGDDESILVDLTKVPAHCDKIVFPVSIHMADERGQTFGQVSNAFIRVVNQADGQELARYDLSEDASTETAMIFGELYRYQGEWKFRAVGQGYASGLRGIALDFGVNVS; encoded by the coding sequence ATGGGCGTCACGCTCGCCAAGGGGGGCAACGTCTCCCTGTCCAAGGCCGCACCCAACCTGACCAACGTCATGGTCGGGCTCGGCTGGGACGCGCGCTCCACCACCGGAGCCCCTTTCGACCTGGACGCCAGCGCGCTGCTGTGCGGCGGCAACAACCGGGTGCTGGGCGACGAGTGGTTCGTCTTCTACAACCAGCTCAAGAGCCCGGACGGCTCGGTGGAGCACACCGGCGACAACCTCACCGGTGAGGGCGAGGGCGACGACGAGTCGATCCTGGTGGACCTCACCAAGGTGCCGGCCCACTGCGACAAGATCGTCTTCCCGGTCTCCATCCACATGGCCGACGAGCGCGGCCAGACCTTCGGCCAGGTCTCCAACGCCTTCATCCGGGTCGTCAACCAGGCCGACGGCCAGGAGCTCGCCCGCTACGACCTGAGCGAGGACGCCAGCACCGAAACGGCCATGATCTTCGGCGAGCTCTACCGCTACCAGGGCGAATGGAAGTTCCGTGCGGTCGGGCAGGGGTACGCGTCGGGGCTGCGGGGCATCGCTCTAGACTTCGGAGTCAACGTTTCGTAA
- a CDS encoding TerD family protein: MTHAMLKGSNVPLDATRVRAVLRWTPGQQVPDVDASALLLGPDGRVRSDEDFVFYNQPRHPSGKVWRLGKKRSAEGLTDTVQADLAGVESGVGRILLVASADGVTFDQVRALRILLYDAAVADGEPLAYFDVKPETGQETALICGELYRRGEGWKFRALGEGYSNGLKGLATDFGISVDESEEAEGAQGAVPGAQPLPPEQPTTVPPTAQAAYAYPYPATGQSAYGYPQQQPAAAVATAASGYGYPPPVTAAADPEYRLPPQGPQFIGR, encoded by the coding sequence ATGACGCACGCGATGCTGAAGGGGTCGAACGTCCCGCTGGACGCCACCAGGGTACGGGCCGTGCTGCGCTGGACGCCCGGGCAGCAGGTCCCGGACGTCGACGCCTCCGCGCTGCTCCTGGGCCCCGACGGCCGTGTGCGCTCCGACGAGGACTTCGTCTTCTACAACCAGCCGCGGCACCCGTCGGGCAAGGTCTGGCGGCTCGGCAAGAAGCGGAGCGCGGAGGGCCTGACCGACACGGTCCAGGCGGATCTCGCCGGCGTCGAGTCGGGGGTCGGCCGGATCCTGCTGGTCGCGTCGGCGGACGGCGTCACCTTCGACCAGGTACGCGCGCTGCGCATCCTGCTGTACGACGCGGCGGTCGCCGACGGGGAGCCGCTGGCGTATTTCGACGTCAAGCCGGAGACGGGCCAGGAGACCGCGCTGATCTGCGGCGAGCTGTACCGGCGGGGCGAGGGCTGGAAGTTCCGGGCGCTCGGCGAGGGCTACTCGAACGGTCTGAAGGGCCTCGCGACCGACTTCGGCATCTCGGTGGACGAGTCGGAGGAGGCGGAAGGGGCGCAGGGGGCGGTCCCGGGGGCGCAGCCGCTTCCGCCGGAGCAGCCCACCACCGTGCCGCCGACGGCTCAGGCGGCGTACGCGTATCCGTATCCGGCGACGGGCCAGTCCGCCTACGGGTATCCGCAGCAGCAGCCGGCGGCGGCCGTGGCCACGGCGGCCTCGGGGTACGGGTATCCGCCGCCCGTGACGGCCGCTGCCGACCCGGAGTACCGGCTGCCGCCGCAGGGGCCCCAGTTCATCGGGCGGTAG
- a CDS encoding DUF475 domain-containing protein, producing MLLKTFGWSFAITALGLVAAAFYGGWAAFGIVAILAVLEISLSFDNAVVNAGILKKMNAFWQKIFLTVGVLIAVFGMRLVFPVVIVAITAKMGPIQAVDLAFNNKDRYEQLVTDAHPAIAAFGGMFLLMIFLDFIFEDRDIQWLRWIERPLAKLGKVDMLSVCISLIVLLIASFTFATHAHQHGGAHADKAQTVLIAGIAGLITYMIVGGLSGYFEDRLEAEEEREHEEEEEAARTGKKKPAIVLAGQAAFFMFLYLEVLDASFSFDGVIGAFAITNDIVLMALGLGIGAMYVRSLTVYLVRQGTLDDYVYLEHGAHYAIGALAVILMVTIQYQINEVITGLVGVVLIAWSFWSSVRRNRALAAAEGTEDADEKAEVSSPL from the coding sequence GTGCTTCTCAAAACCTTCGGCTGGTCGTTCGCGATCACCGCGCTCGGCCTGGTCGCGGCGGCGTTCTACGGGGGGTGGGCCGCCTTCGGCATCGTGGCGATCCTGGCCGTCCTGGAGATCTCGCTGTCGTTCGACAATGCGGTGGTCAACGCCGGGATCCTGAAGAAGATGAACGCCTTCTGGCAGAAGATCTTCCTCACGGTCGGCGTCCTCATCGCCGTCTTCGGCATGCGGCTGGTCTTTCCCGTCGTCATCGTCGCCATCACCGCCAAGATGGGCCCCATCCAGGCGGTCGACCTGGCGTTCAACAACAAGGACCGCTACGAGCAGCTGGTGACCGACGCCCACCCGGCGATCGCCGCCTTCGGCGGCATGTTCCTGCTGATGATCTTCCTCGACTTCATCTTCGAGGACCGGGACATCCAGTGGCTGCGGTGGATCGAGCGGCCGCTGGCCAAGCTCGGCAAGGTCGACATGCTGTCGGTCTGCATCTCCCTGATCGTCCTGCTGATCGCCTCCTTCACCTTCGCCACCCACGCCCACCAGCACGGCGGCGCGCACGCCGACAAGGCGCAGACGGTGCTGATCGCAGGCATCGCCGGCCTGATCACGTACATGATCGTCGGCGGCCTCTCCGGCTACTTCGAGGACCGTCTCGAGGCGGAGGAGGAGCGTGAGCACGAGGAGGAGGAAGAGGCCGCCCGCACCGGTAAGAAGAAGCCCGCGATCGTCCTCGCCGGCCAGGCCGCGTTCTTCATGTTCCTCTACCTGGAGGTTCTGGACGCGTCCTTCTCCTTCGACGGCGTGATCGGCGCCTTCGCCATCACCAACGACATCGTCCTGATGGCCCTCGGCCTGGGCATCGGCGCCATGTACGTCCGCTCGCTCACGGTCTACCTGGTCCGCCAGGGCACCCTCGACGACTACGTCTACCTGGAGCACGGCGCGCACTACGCCATCGGCGCGCTGGCCGTGATCCTCATGGTCACCATCCAGTACCAGATCAACGAGGTCATCACCGGCCTCGTCGGCGTCGTCCTGATCGCCTGGTCCTTCTGGTCCTCCGTCCGCCGCAACCGCGCCCTCGCGGCGGCGGAGGGAACGGAGGACGCGGACGAGAAGGCTGAGGTCTCCTCCCCTCTTTAG
- a CDS encoding DUF3052 domain-containing protein encodes MSATADHAEERTNPAGRLGFQPGQVVQEIGYDDDVDQELREAIEDAIGSELVDEDYDDVADAVVLWFRDEDGDLTDVLVDATTYIEEGGAILLLTPKTGRAGYVEPSDISEAATTAGLTASKSVSVGKDWSGSRLATPKAAKSKK; translated from the coding sequence GTGAGCGCGACCGCGGACCACGCGGAGGAGCGGACTAACCCGGCCGGCAGGCTGGGATTCCAGCCCGGGCAGGTGGTCCAGGAGATCGGCTACGACGACGACGTCGACCAGGAGCTCCGCGAGGCCATCGAGGATGCCATCGGCAGTGAGCTCGTGGACGAGGACTACGACGACGTGGCCGACGCCGTGGTGCTGTGGTTCCGCGACGAGGACGGCGACCTGACGGATGTGCTGGTGGACGCCACCACGTACATCGAGGAGGGCGGCGCGATCCTGCTCCTCACGCCGAAGACAGGCCGTGCGGGCTACGTGGAGCCGAGCGACATCTCTGAAGCCGCGACGACGGCGGGTCTGACGGCCAGCAAGAGTGTCAGCGTGGGCAAGGACTGGAGCGGCAGCCGGCTGGCCACGCCGAAGGCGGCGAAGTCCAAGAAGTGA